Proteins encoded by one window of Deinococcus aerophilus:
- a CDS encoding histidine kinase N-terminal 7TM domain-containing diguanylate cyclase encodes MLAQTYTLWLSCAGALAVMTAAVAWRRREVPGALGLFAYLVMVAVWTLTYAAHWASSGPLWPQVWLLASFAGAISSPVCVWLLTRLLTEPGRTVRWPEWTAVLAVSVITVLLMLTNDPWKLLFGPLADLSAHTLLHGGPWFTVAVVHGYVLILLSVLRLIRARQESVGLYRRQVSWLLLGLAVPWAGSFVGVVWGPVFPGLDITPMSFLMTGAVFMYAVLGLRLFDLVPVARHLLIEQLPDGVVVLDRRRRVLDLNHAARQMVGAGIQSPLGLPATEVFAHWDAALHDLRDLGDQNVRLALPDGRHLEVRVSSLRDSQRVVQGHMVVWRDITEQQRAEAQVQAAHEELQQRFLEIERLQVQLREQSLRDPLTGLHNRRYLQKQLALLEASVGTAYSVLIFDIDHFKLTNDTHGHGGGDRALQAVSALLQGHFQEEHTLCRYGGEEFVLVLTGPPAAEAQAVAESLRHEIERLDILHGEHRLRITASFGVATSAQHGPGTEQVLLAADRALYLAKREGRNRVCLPPPVPGMGLPRRAVTVPD; translated from the coding sequence ATGCTGGCACAGACATACACCCTGTGGCTGAGCTGCGCCGGCGCGCTGGCCGTCATGACCGCTGCCGTGGCGTGGCGGCGCCGTGAGGTTCCGGGAGCCCTGGGCCTGTTCGCGTACCTCGTGATGGTGGCGGTCTGGACGCTGACCTATGCCGCGCACTGGGCCAGTTCAGGACCGTTGTGGCCGCAGGTGTGGCTGCTGGCCAGCTTTGCGGGGGCGATCTCCAGCCCGGTATGCGTGTGGCTGCTGACCCGCCTGCTCACGGAACCGGGCCGCACGGTGAGGTGGCCGGAATGGACGGCTGTGCTGGCGGTCAGCGTGATCACGGTTCTCCTGATGCTCACGAATGATCCGTGGAAACTGCTGTTCGGGCCGCTGGCTGACCTCTCGGCCCATACCCTGCTGCACGGTGGCCCGTGGTTCACGGTGGCAGTGGTACACGGGTATGTGCTGATTCTCCTCAGCGTCCTTCGCCTGATCCGGGCCCGGCAGGAGTCGGTGGGACTGTACCGCCGGCAGGTGAGCTGGCTGTTGCTGGGACTGGCGGTGCCGTGGGCCGGAAGCTTCGTCGGGGTGGTCTGGGGACCGGTGTTTCCTGGGCTGGACATCACGCCCATGTCGTTTCTGATGACCGGTGCGGTCTTCATGTACGCCGTGCTGGGGCTGCGCCTGTTCGATCTGGTACCGGTGGCGCGGCACCTGCTGATCGAGCAGCTGCCCGACGGCGTGGTTGTGTTGGACCGGCGGCGGCGCGTGCTGGACCTCAACCACGCGGCCCGCCAGATGGTCGGGGCGGGCATCCAGTCTCCGCTGGGCCTGCCGGCCACCGAGGTATTCGCCCACTGGGACGCGGCGCTGCACGACCTGCGTGACCTGGGGGATCAGAACGTCCGCCTGGCTCTGCCCGATGGCCGCCACCTGGAGGTGCGGGTCTCGAGCCTGAGGGACAGCCAGCGGGTGGTGCAGGGCCACATGGTGGTGTGGCGCGACATCACCGAGCAGCAGCGGGCCGAGGCGCAGGTGCAGGCTGCCCACGAGGAACTGCAGCAGCGCTTTCTGGAAATCGAGCGCCTGCAGGTTCAGTTGCGGGAGCAGAGTCTGCGCGATCCGCTGACCGGGCTGCACAACCGCCGGTATCTCCAGAAACAACTGGCCCTGCTGGAAGCCAGCGTCGGGACGGCATACAGCGTCCTGATCTTCGACATTGACCACTTCAAGCTCACCAATGACACCCACGGGCATGGCGGCGGGGACCGGGCGCTTCAGGCGGTGTCCGCCCTGCTGCAGGGTCACTTTCAGGAAGAGCACACGCTGTGCCGCTACGGAGGCGAGGAGTTCGTCCTAGTGCTGACCGGCCCCCCGGCGGCCGAGGCCCAGGCGGTGGCCGAGTCCCTCCGGCACGAGATCGAGCGGCTCGACATCCTGCACGGGGAACACCGCCTGCGGATCACAGCGTCCTTCGGGGTGGCCACCTCAGCTCAGCATGGCCCCGGGACCGAGCAGGTTCTGCTCGCCGCCGACCGCGCGCTGTACCTCGCCAAGCGCGAAGGCCGCAACCGGGTCTGCCTGCCCCCACCCGTTCCAGGCATGGGGCTGCCCCGGCGGGCGGTGACGGTCCCGGACTGA